A window of the Bufo gargarizans isolate SCDJY-AF-19 chromosome 1, ASM1485885v1, whole genome shotgun sequence genome harbors these coding sequences:
- the PSME1 gene encoding proteasome activator complex subunit 1 isoform X2 produces MANIKVSSAAIEKVNGFQNQLSKESPELNVTDLKTLKAELDIPIPDPEKEKAKEKEKKEKDDKKKDDDEEEKGPPCGPISCNEKITSLQRKIKTEIQQLKENLNMVTLWLQLQIPQIEDGNNFGVAVQEKVFELMTTVRTKIDASHTQISKYLSDRGDAVAKAAKSPHVGDYRALVQQLDESQYSELRITALEIRNFYATLCDIIIKNYSKIKRPRGDTKRLVY; encoded by the exons ATGGCAAACATAAAGGTTTCATCGGCAGCCATTGAAAAG GTAAATGGATTCCAAAACCAACTTTCCAAGGAA TCTCCAGAACTAAATGTTACTGATTTGAAAACATTAAAAGCTGAGCTGGATATACCTATCCCAGACCCTGAGAAAgaaaaagcaaaggagaaagag aagaaagaaaaagatgacaaaaagaaagatgatgatgaggaggaaaaaG GCCCTCCCTGTGGTCCAATTTCTTGTAATGAGAAAATCACAAGTTTGCAAAGAAAGATCAAGACTGAAATCCAGCAATTAAAGGAAAATCTGAATATG GTTACGCTTTGGCTGCAGCTTCAGATTCCGCAGATTGAGGACGGGAATAACTTTGGAGTAGCGGTTCAG GAAAAAGTATTTGAACTAATGACTACTGTAAGGACCAAGATCGATGCATCTCATACTCAGATATCGAA ATATCTGTCTGATCGAGGAGATGCAGTGGCCAAAGCAGCAAAAAGTCCCCATGTG GGTGATTATCGTGCTCTTGTTCAGCAACTGGATGAATCCCAATACTCTGAGCTCCGGATCACCGCTTTGGAAATAAGGAACTTCTAC GCCACACTATGCGATATCATTATTAAGAATTACAGCAAGATTAAAAGACCTCGTGGAGACACCAAGAGACTCGTCTACtaa
- the PSME1 gene encoding proteasome activator complex subunit 1 isoform X1 produces MANIKVSSAAIEKVNGFQNQLSKEADELISVGFPKKIDELDKLLSSPELNVTDLKTLKAELDIPIPDPEKEKAKEKEKKEKDDKKKDDDEEEKGPPCGPISCNEKITSLQRKIKTEIQQLKENLNMVTLWLQLQIPQIEDGNNFGVAVQEKVFELMTTVRTKIDASHTQISKYLSDRGDAVAKAAKSPHVGDYRALVQQLDESQYSELRITALEIRNFYATLCDIIIKNYSKIKRPRGDTKRLVY; encoded by the exons ATGGCAAACATAAAGGTTTCATCGGCAGCCATTGAAAAG GTAAATGGATTCCAAAACCAACTTTCCAAGGAA GCCGATGAGCTGATCTCAGTGGGATTTCCTAAGAAGATTGATGAGTTAGACAAACTTCTCAGT TCTCCAGAACTAAATGTTACTGATTTGAAAACATTAAAAGCTGAGCTGGATATACCTATCCCAGACCCTGAGAAAgaaaaagcaaaggagaaagag aagaaagaaaaagatgacaaaaagaaagatgatgatgaggaggaaaaaG GCCCTCCCTGTGGTCCAATTTCTTGTAATGAGAAAATCACAAGTTTGCAAAGAAAGATCAAGACTGAAATCCAGCAATTAAAGGAAAATCTGAATATG GTTACGCTTTGGCTGCAGCTTCAGATTCCGCAGATTGAGGACGGGAATAACTTTGGAGTAGCGGTTCAG GAAAAAGTATTTGAACTAATGACTACTGTAAGGACCAAGATCGATGCATCTCATACTCAGATATCGAA ATATCTGTCTGATCGAGGAGATGCAGTGGCCAAAGCAGCAAAAAGTCCCCATGTG GGTGATTATCGTGCTCTTGTTCAGCAACTGGATGAATCCCAATACTCTGAGCTCCGGATCACCGCTTTGGAAATAAGGAACTTCTAC GCCACACTATGCGATATCATTATTAAGAATTACAGCAAGATTAAAAGACCTCGTGGAGACACCAAGAGACTCGTCTACtaa
- the EMC9 gene encoding ER membrane protein complex subunit 9: protein MCEVELSTRVYVKMILHAARYPHSTVSGALLGCRTPGCLTLCDCVPITHQLPLALSLEVALTQIDSWSALQGLVIAGFYQANSGLRDSSINSATLRSASLIAEYQDDAVLILMDNEHLSPSPGVPPLTVLHQNSNKQWVPKDKTLVMWGHWEETQRITRNLLQAKAYQRLIDFDTHLDDIRADWTNEALNREITRLAAVANGSS from the exons ATGTGTGAGGTTGAGCTGAGCACACGTGTGTATGTGAAGATGATTTTACATGCTGCACGCTATCCGCACAGCACAGTGAGCGGGGCTCTTCTGGGATGCAGAACACCTGGCTGCCTTACATTATGTGACTGCGTCCCTATCACTCACCAGCTGCCACTTGCACTCAGTCTAGAGGTGGCGCTAACACAG ATAGACTCCTGGAGTGCTCTTCAaggactggttattgcagggtttTACCAAGCAAACTCTGGTCttagagattcaag TATCAACTCTGCCACTCTTCGATCAGCCTCACTAATAGCCGAATACCAGGATGATGCAGTGCTAATCTTG aTGGATAATGAACATCTGTCGCCCAGTCCTGGAGTCCCCCCTCTCACAGTTCTACATCAGAACAGCAACAAACAGTGGGTTCCCAAAGATAAAACTTT GGTAATGTGGGGTCATTGGGAAGAGACTCAGCGTATCACAAGGAACCTTCTTCAAGCTAAAGCTTACCAGCGACTTATTGACTTTGACACTCATCTTGATGATATCAGAGCGGACTGGACCAATGAAGCATTGAATAGGGAAATAACCCGTCTAGCTGCTGTAGCGAATGGAAGCTCATGA